A region of Moorena producens PAL-8-15-08-1 DNA encodes the following proteins:
- the lptC gene encoding LPS export ABC transporter periplasmic protein LptC gives MFLYSKRCLIFFILIFTVYSLSGCKSEPKSLNQVQEDTKVTEKIEGSLVFKNVTLDQSDKQGRPLWKVTGDKATYSPDRKIAYIDKPNGDLYQDGKLILQVSAQSGEILENGEIVFLKGQVTATDPRNGAVLRGDESEWKPKEDLLVIRNNVKGNHPKLQASAKEGRYLSRTQKLELIGQVAAISKDPNLQMKTERLLWQIEQQKVISNKRILIERYKNKIVTERVEADNSEVNLKANIATLKKNVQLTSVEPPVVISTNSAVWNLNDKTVVSDQPVRIVHQQEKLMVTANRGRVDLGKKVVRLTGGVQGEGSRKQAKLYANQLTWDIPTQQMEASGNVIYEQVSPEFNTTGDKAVGNLEAQDIVVTSGVGERVVTEIIP, from the coding sequence ATGTTTTTATACTCCAAGAGATGTCTGATTTTTTTTATTTTGATTTTCACGGTTTACTCATTGTCTGGTTGTAAGAGTGAGCCGAAATCATTAAATCAAGTTCAGGAAGACACTAAAGTTACTGAAAAAATTGAAGGAAGTCTAGTCTTTAAAAACGTCACTCTAGATCAGTCAGATAAGCAAGGTCGTCCTCTATGGAAAGTTACAGGAGATAAAGCGACTTACTCTCCAGATAGAAAAATTGCTTACATTGACAAACCCAATGGGGATTTGTATCAAGATGGGAAACTGATTTTACAGGTGTCAGCCCAGAGTGGGGAAATCCTAGAGAATGGTGAGATAGTGTTTCTCAAAGGTCAGGTCACGGCTACTGATCCCCGTAATGGTGCTGTGTTACGAGGTGATGAGTCTGAGTGGAAACCTAAGGAAGATTTGTTAGTTATCCGCAATAACGTTAAAGGTAATCACCCTAAACTACAAGCATCCGCAAAGGAAGGGCGTTACTTAAGTCGAACCCAGAAGTTGGAATTAATTGGTCAAGTAGCAGCCATATCGAAAGACCCAAACTTGCAAATGAAAACAGAACGTTTGCTCTGGCAAATCGAACAACAGAAGGTAATTAGTAACAAAAGGATACTTATTGAGCGCTATAAAAATAAGATAGTAACAGAACGAGTGGAAGCAGACAATTCTGAGGTAAACCTTAAGGCAAATATAGCAACTCTCAAGAAAAATGTGCAGTTGACTTCGGTCGAACCACCGGTCGTGATATCGACTAATTCAGCAGTTTGGAATTTGAATGATAAAACTGTTGTGTCGGATCAGCCGGTTAGAATTGTTCACCAGCAGGAGAAACTGATGGTAACAGCTAACAGGGGACGGGTAGATTTGGGTAAGAAAGTAGTTAGGTTAACGGGAGGAGTACAAGGGGAGGGAAGCCGTAAGCAAGCCAAACTATACGCTAATCAGCTAACTTGGGATATCCCCACCCAACAGATGGAAGCCTCAGGTAATGTAATATATGAACAAGTTTCACCCGAATTTAATACGACTGGTGATAAAGCAGTGGGTAACCTTGAAGCTCAAGATATTGTAGTAACTAGTGGTGTTGGGGAAAGAGTGGTAACAGAAATTATTCCTTGA
- a CDS encoding D-alanyl-D-alanine carboxypeptidase, with translation MLKQLAAGILAGAFVVISVKLWRNLQPINLDQAQLMAWRDTSLFSLPAEPDPSAEAIVDEFIEKWRVQGSAVKQGVWIQSGLTRLATHRGNVPIPAASITKIATSLAALQQWGPAHQFETRVSATGIVKDGVLQGDLVITGGSDPFFVWEEAIALGNSLNQLGIRRVTGNLVIIGNFTMNDKDNPEIAGGLLKQALKSSSWSWQIVRQYQSMAKGTEKPELEIAGNVVVSDTPIPKQEYLLLHKSLPLVDILREMNIYSNNDVSQMLSQAIGGAQTTARLAARSAGVPSSEIQLINGSGLGMENRISPRAACAMLMAIERFLQPYQLNLRDVFPLAGRDTKGTMLDRNIPQGAVVKTGTLREVSALAGFLPTRDRGLVWFAIINGGNDILEFRAKQDQLLQRLSVEWGTLTQKSSNQTHKPLIIGDPKRIEKISSALLIENKK, from the coding sequence ATGCTAAAACAACTTGCTGCTGGGATCCTTGCCGGTGCATTTGTCGTTATATCTGTGAAACTATGGAGAAATCTACAACCGATCAACCTTGATCAAGCTCAACTGATGGCTTGGCGGGATACCTCCTTGTTTAGCTTGCCAGCTGAACCAGACCCGTCTGCTGAAGCGATTGTGGATGAATTCATAGAAAAATGGCGTGTTCAAGGTTCAGCAGTTAAGCAAGGAGTATGGATTCAATCAGGACTGACTAGACTGGCGACCCACCGGGGAAATGTTCCAATACCCGCAGCTTCAATCACGAAAATTGCCACTAGTCTAGCGGCATTACAGCAATGGGGGCCAGCTCATCAATTTGAAACTAGAGTCAGTGCCACCGGAATAGTTAAAGATGGGGTATTGCAGGGAGATTTGGTAATTACTGGTGGTAGCGACCCGTTTTTTGTGTGGGAAGAAGCGATCGCATTGGGTAATAGCCTAAATCAACTGGGAATCCGCCGGGTCACTGGGAATTTAGTCATCATTGGCAATTTCACTATGAATGATAAGGATAACCCAGAAATTGCTGGTGGCCTACTCAAGCAAGCCTTAAAATCCAGCAGCTGGTCTTGGCAGATTGTCCGCCAGTATCAATCCATGGCCAAAGGAACCGAGAAACCCGAATTAGAAATTGCTGGTAATGTAGTCGTATCTGATACTCCCATTCCGAAGCAAGAATATCTGTTACTCCACAAGTCCTTGCCCCTGGTAGATATTCTTAGAGAGATGAACATCTACAGTAACAACGACGTATCTCAGATGTTGTCTCAAGCCATTGGCGGTGCTCAGACAACTGCTCGGTTGGCGGCTAGGTCAGCTGGTGTACCCAGTAGCGAAATTCAGTTGATTAATGGCTCTGGTTTAGGTATGGAGAATCGAATTTCCCCCCGTGCTGCTTGTGCTATGCTCATGGCTATTGAGCGCTTTTTACAGCCTTACCAGCTTAATCTTAGGGATGTCTTCCCCCTAGCTGGACGGGATACTAAGGGAACCATGCTCGACCGTAACATTCCCCAAGGGGCTGTGGTAAAAACTGGAACTCTGCGAGAAGTTAGTGCTCTAGCTGGTTTTCTCCCAACACGCGATCGCGGTTTAGTGTGGTTTGCCATCATTAACGGTGGCAACGATATCCTAGAATTTCGGGCAAAACAGGATCAGCTACTGCAACGCCTGTCTGTCGAGTGGGGTACCCTTACCCAAAAGAGTAGCAATCAAACCCATAAACCATTGATAATTGGTGATCCCAAGCGTATTGAAAAAATCAGCAGTGCCTTGCTCATTGAAAATAAAAAATAG
- a CDS encoding energy-coupling factor ABC transporter ATP-binding protein produces MTQQKQEFFYREDYIEPYQSSTSLHYALAIDSLYFSYPDQPDSLRNINLTIKPGERIGLIGPNGAGKTTLFLTICGVLKPTRARGMLLFGKPVVAGEFRPEIGLVFQNPDDQLFSPSVWDDVAFGPENMGLPAVEVEQRVQQALSLTGVEHLAARVPHNLSGGQKCMVAIAGVLAMGPSLVLYDEPSANLDLRSRRRLISFLKGSEETILISSHDLELILEVCDRVLLLDEGQIIADGPPQQVMANQQLMESHGLEKPHSIVSVISNP; encoded by the coding sequence GTGACCCAGCAAAAACAAGAATTTTTTTACCGAGAAGATTACATTGAACCCTATCAGTCATCTACTTCGTTACACTACGCCCTTGCCATTGATAGTCTGTATTTTTCCTACCCAGACCAACCGGATAGTTTACGCAATATCAATCTCACCATTAAGCCAGGGGAACGGATAGGTTTGATTGGGCCGAATGGTGCTGGTAAAACTACCCTATTTCTGACCATCTGCGGCGTTTTAAAACCAACTAGGGCAAGAGGGATGCTGTTATTTGGCAAACCCGTGGTAGCGGGTGAGTTTCGCCCAGAAATTGGTCTGGTGTTTCAGAATCCCGATGACCAGTTATTTTCCCCCTCGGTCTGGGATGACGTAGCGTTTGGACCAGAGAATATGGGGTTACCAGCGGTTGAGGTTGAACAGCGAGTTCAACAAGCCCTATCCCTGACGGGTGTGGAACACTTAGCGGCTCGAGTTCCCCACAACCTGTCTGGGGGTCAGAAGTGTATGGTAGCGATCGCAGGGGTTTTAGCCATGGGTCCATCCCTAGTGCTGTACGATGAACCCAGTGCCAATCTTGACCTTCGTTCCCGGCGTCGCTTGATTAGCTTTTTGAAAGGGTCCGAGGAGACAATACTGATTTCCTCCCATGACCTAGAACTGATTTTAGAAGTATGCGATCGCGTTTTGCTACTTGACGAAGGGCAAATTATTGCTGATGGTCCTCCTCAACAGGTGATGGCTAATCAGCAGCTGATGGAGTCTCATGGTTTGGAAAAGCCTCACTCTATAGTTTCAGTTATAAGTAACCCTTGA
- a CDS encoding beta-ketoacyl-ACP synthase III: MNQLGTGIAITGSGSAASEVTLDNHQLSQIVDTSDEWITTRTGIRQRHLVDAQGSLSQMATAAAKNAIAMAGIAPEDLDLIILATSTPDDLFGSANQVQALLGASKAVAFDITAACSGFVFGLATASQFIRTGLYQNVLLIGADILSRWVDWSDRSTCVLFGDGAGAVVLQANQSDRLLGFALCSDGTQNSCLQLAYQPQDKEIVKGLTVAKGTYQPITMSGKEVYRFAVQKVPEVIEKALFRADISTEQVDWLLLHQANQRILDGVAQRLKIPKHKVLSNLAQYGNTSAASIPIVLDEAVRLEKIKSGDIIAISGFGAGLTWGAAVFKWGR, translated from the coding sequence TTGAATCAACTAGGAACAGGCATTGCTATTACCGGAAGTGGTTCCGCAGCGTCAGAAGTTACCCTCGATAACCATCAACTAAGCCAGATAGTTGATACATCGGATGAGTGGATTACCACCCGTACTGGAATTCGGCAACGGCATCTGGTGGATGCACAAGGGAGTCTAAGTCAGATGGCTACTGCGGCAGCAAAGAATGCGATCGCTATGGCTGGAATTGCTCCTGAAGACCTAGATCTGATTATCCTAGCCACCTCAACCCCGGATGATCTGTTTGGCAGTGCTAATCAAGTTCAGGCACTCCTGGGAGCATCAAAAGCAGTTGCCTTTGATATAACCGCAGCCTGCTCTGGGTTCGTCTTTGGACTGGCTACAGCGTCCCAATTTATCCGCACTGGCCTTTACCAAAATGTCTTACTGATTGGTGCGGATATTCTCTCAAGGTGGGTAGATTGGTCAGACCGAAGTACTTGTGTACTATTTGGAGATGGTGCTGGGGCTGTAGTTTTGCAGGCAAATCAATCCGATCGCTTACTGGGATTTGCACTGTGTAGTGATGGTACCCAAAATAGCTGTCTTCAGTTAGCCTATCAACCACAAGACAAGGAAATTGTCAAGGGTTTGACTGTGGCTAAAGGGACTTATCAACCCATTACCATGAGTGGCAAAGAGGTTTATCGCTTTGCGGTGCAAAAGGTACCGGAAGTGATTGAAAAAGCATTATTCCGAGCCGATATCAGCACTGAACAGGTGGATTGGCTGCTCTTGCATCAAGCTAATCAGCGGATTCTGGATGGAGTTGCCCAACGTCTTAAGATTCCTAAGCACAAGGTTCTAAGTAATCTCGCCCAATATGGTAATACCTCAGCGGCTTCTATACCTATAGTGTTGGATGAAGCAGTGCGGCTTGAGAAAATTAAATCAGGAGATATTATAGCTATCTCCGGCTTTGGTGCAGGATTGACTTGGGGAGCAGCAGTTTTTAAGTGGGGAAGGTAA
- the plsX gene encoding phosphate acyltransferase PlsX has translation MASTGARIAIDAMGGDYAPHEIVAGAIRAQAELGVEVLLVGDPEQIRSSISQHHGSSQIEIVAADGVVAMDEEPLVTLKRKPKASINVAMDLVKQGRADAVVCAGHSGAAMAAALLRLGRLPGIDRPAIGAVFPTIMAGKPVIIMDVGAIVDCRPKYLEQFAIMGSVYSKYVLGMEEPKVGLLNIGEEECKGNDLAIRTHQLLRKNSRINFIGNAEGRDVLSGQFDVIVCDGFVGNILLKFAEAVGEVMLQIIREELPQGIQGQLGTALLKPNLKRIKQRMDHAEHGGALLLGVAGICIISHGSSQAPSIFNAIRLAKEAIDHRVLERIKANHFKRSKESVATNSSSEE, from the coding sequence ATGGCATCGACTGGCGCACGAATCGCAATAGACGCTATGGGCGGGGATTATGCCCCCCATGAAATAGTTGCTGGAGCTATTAGAGCACAAGCTGAGTTAGGGGTAGAGGTATTGTTGGTAGGGGATCCTGAGCAAATTAGATCCTCTATTTCCCAACACCACGGATCAAGTCAGATAGAAATTGTAGCTGCTGATGGTGTCGTTGCCATGGATGAAGAACCCTTGGTGACCTTGAAGCGTAAGCCCAAGGCTTCTATTAACGTAGCCATGGACTTAGTCAAGCAAGGACGTGCTGACGCTGTAGTCTGTGCTGGGCACTCTGGGGCAGCCATGGCAGCGGCTCTATTGCGCTTAGGGCGTCTGCCAGGGATTGACCGTCCCGCAATTGGCGCAGTGTTTCCTACCATCATGGCTGGCAAGCCAGTGATTATAATGGACGTGGGGGCAATTGTGGATTGTCGCCCTAAATATCTAGAGCAGTTTGCCATCATGGGCTCAGTATATAGCAAGTATGTCTTGGGCATGGAAGAGCCTAAGGTGGGTCTGCTAAACATTGGTGAGGAAGAGTGTAAAGGCAATGATTTGGCCATCCGTACTCATCAACTGCTACGAAAGAATTCCAGAATAAACTTTATTGGCAATGCTGAGGGTAGAGATGTACTCTCAGGTCAATTTGATGTAATTGTGTGCGATGGTTTTGTGGGCAATATACTGCTCAAGTTTGCCGAAGCAGTAGGGGAGGTGATGCTGCAAATTATCCGAGAAGAACTGCCTCAAGGGATACAAGGTCAGCTAGGTACAGCGTTGTTAAAACCCAACTTGAAGCGGATTAAGCAGCGTATGGATCATGCCGAACATGGCGGTGCTCTACTCTTGGGGGTGGCAGGAATTTGTATTATTAGTCACGGTAGCTCCCAAGCCCCATCGATTTTTAACGCCATTCGGTTGGCTAAAGAAGCCATTGATCACCGAGTACTAGAGCGGATTAAAGCTAATCACTTCAAAAGATCTAAGGAATCAGTGGCTACTAATTCCAGCAGTGAGGAGTAA
- the cbiQ gene encoding cobalt ECF transporter T component CbiQ, whose protein sequence is MKHGLDAYAHLDSPIHSWEPRAKLIALLTLIFAFSFVQHLIVLPPMVALTLIFYRVSRLPLSFLLNRLRYPGLFLLGITLLLPFTVGTTVIIELGPIALRQEGLLTLVLIATRFLCILTISVILFGTAPFLTNIKAMRSLGLPSLVADMTLLSYRYIEQFSNDLAKMKRAMQLRGFRGKGPKLSWQEFGGHPVASLLEFFARSYRNLRVLASLTGTLLVRSYQQSQQVYQAMILRGYSNTSQFMVSESSGVTIGTRTQSFSLPLPRGKRRSSSTNTAGFQHYIALGLTSLISVGFVIAEIMLTQA, encoded by the coding sequence ATGAAACATGGACTTGATGCCTACGCTCACTTGGACTCGCCCATCCACAGTTGGGAACCTCGTGCCAAGCTAATTGCCCTATTGACCCTAATTTTCGCGTTTTCTTTTGTACAGCATTTGATAGTGCTACCACCGATGGTAGCTCTGACCCTAATTTTTTATCGAGTCTCTCGCCTGCCACTGTCTTTTCTGTTGAATCGGTTGCGCTATCCGGGATTGTTTCTGTTAGGGATTACACTGCTACTCCCCTTCACAGTAGGCACTACCGTGATCATCGAGCTTGGTCCAATCGCCCTGCGGCAGGAAGGACTGCTAACCCTAGTGCTGATTGCCACCCGTTTCTTATGTATTCTCACCATTAGTGTGATTTTATTTGGGACCGCACCCTTTTTGACCAACATCAAAGCTATGCGATCGCTTGGTCTGCCCTCACTGGTTGCGGATATGACTCTGTTGTCTTACCGCTATATTGAGCAATTTAGTAACGACCTAGCTAAAATGAAGCGGGCAATGCAGCTGCGAGGTTTTCGTGGCAAAGGACCAAAGCTTTCATGGCAGGAATTTGGAGGTCACCCAGTTGCTTCGTTACTGGAATTCTTCGCCCGTAGTTACCGTAACCTGAGAGTTTTAGCTTCCCTAACCGGAACACTTTTGGTACGCAGTTACCAGCAATCCCAGCAAGTCTATCAAGCGATGATTTTACGAGGGTATAGTAACACCTCTCAATTTATGGTTTCTGAGAGTTCTGGTGTGACAATAGGGACTAGAACACAGAGCTTTTCATTACCCCTTCCTAGGGGAAAGCGTAGGTCGTCTAGTACAAACACTGCTGGTTTCCAACACTACATTGCTCTGGGACTCACTAGCTTGATTTCAGTAGGATTTGTGATCGCAGAAATTATGTTAACACAAGCATGA
- a CDS encoding peptidase domain-containing ABC transporter, with protein MVQNLAPISSQQLRDTLGHSFNDAEFSRILKQIKFIEPKVGQFWQAEQAEAGIYIVITGKVRLLNSAGEKFATLTEGDSFGESTFFPDASFSPYSARASRNLKLCYLTPELLFPLISKYPNIREHLYDLARRQNSVLVDSDTQPTPSPQPISPSPPPPSTPAKTISKAYFPNPNQRVGHLWQRVIRRYPYFAQQSGSDCGAACLVMVSRYWGKRFSVNRLRDIANVDRNGASLRGLSAAAESIGFSTRPVKASLDQLAKQKLPAIVHWEGKHYIVVYQITKNSVIVADPALGQRTLSHQQFKADWSGYALLLQPTALLKDAKETTTTFWQFFELMKPHGVVVLEVFIASLFIQIFGLITPLFTQLILDRVVVQRSGLTLMAVGLGLLMFSLFRVAMMGLRQYLLDHTANKVDAALIVGFIRHTLRLPLSFFESRYVGDIISRVQENRKIEQFLTGEALSILLDLLTVFIYVGLMFWYSWKMALLALVIVPPFFLLALIATPFLRKISREIFQAYAKENSYLIETLSGVRTVKSTAVEQTVRWHWEELLNKEIKQGFTGQVISNRLQIFSNAIEAVATTALLWYGAWLVIQNQLTIGQLVAFNMLLGNVITPFQRLTVLWNEFQEVVIAMERINDVLDAEPEEDLQQQARQSLPPIKGHICFDKVTFRYHPESEINVLENLSFEVKPGQMVALVGRSGSGKTTISKLILGLYPPTDGKVLIDQLDITSLSLGSLRSQVGVVDQDTFLFGATIRENISLGHPAASLDEIMEAARLAGADEFIKQLPMGYETQIGEGGGMLSGGQRQRIAIARALLGNPKLLVLDEATSHLDAESERIIQNNLNQILKGRTTLVIAHRLSTVRNADLILVMDRGVLIERGTHKELMAKRGHYYYLNQQQFKADEIE; from the coding sequence ATGGTTCAAAATTTAGCCCCAATTTCTTCTCAGCAGCTGAGGGATACCCTAGGGCATTCCTTTAATGATGCCGAATTTTCCCGGATTCTCAAACAGATAAAATTTATCGAACCCAAAGTCGGCCAGTTTTGGCAAGCTGAACAAGCGGAAGCTGGTATTTATATCGTGATTACCGGCAAGGTCAGATTACTCAACAGTGCTGGGGAAAAATTTGCCACCTTGACAGAGGGAGACTCGTTTGGAGAATCTACCTTTTTTCCCGATGCATCCTTTTCGCCTTACTCAGCGAGGGCTTCTCGGAATCTGAAGCTTTGCTATCTCACCCCTGAATTGTTGTTTCCACTAATTAGCAAATATCCTAACATCCGAGAGCATCTGTATGATCTCGCCCGTAGGCAAAATTCAGTACTGGTTGACTCCGACACCCAGCCCACTCCATCACCCCAACCCATCAGCCCATCACCTCCTCCCCCATCCACACCTGCCAAAACGATTAGTAAAGCCTATTTTCCCAATCCTAATCAACGAGTGGGACATTTGTGGCAACGGGTAATCCGACGCTATCCATATTTTGCCCAGCAGAGTGGTTCTGACTGTGGTGCCGCCTGTTTGGTAATGGTATCTCGCTATTGGGGTAAACGGTTTAGTGTGAATCGTTTGCGAGATATCGCTAATGTTGACCGTAATGGTGCATCACTGCGGGGATTATCAGCAGCAGCAGAAAGTATTGGCTTTTCTACTCGTCCGGTTAAAGCTAGTCTTGATCAGCTAGCCAAACAAAAACTACCAGCCATTGTTCACTGGGAAGGTAAACATTATATTGTTGTTTATCAAATAACCAAAAATTCCGTTATTGTTGCTGACCCAGCCCTTGGTCAACGTACCCTCAGCCACCAGCAATTTAAAGCAGATTGGAGCGGTTATGCACTGCTGCTACAACCGACTGCGTTACTCAAGGATGCTAAAGAGACCACTACTACCTTCTGGCAATTCTTTGAGTTAATGAAACCCCATGGGGTAGTGGTGCTCGAAGTGTTTATCGCTTCCTTATTTATCCAGATATTTGGATTAATTACACCTCTATTTACCCAGCTAATTTTAGACCGAGTCGTGGTGCAGCGCTCTGGGCTAACCTTAATGGCGGTAGGGTTAGGGCTACTGATGTTTAGCCTATTTCGAGTCGCGATGATGGGATTGCGGCAATATCTACTAGACCACACGGCTAATAAAGTAGATGCAGCGCTGATTGTAGGATTTATTCGCCATACACTGCGGTTGCCTCTTTCGTTTTTCGAGTCCCGCTATGTTGGTGACATTATATCACGAGTCCAGGAAAACCGCAAGATTGAGCAGTTCCTGACCGGTGAAGCCTTATCAATTCTGCTGGATTTACTAACGGTATTTATCTATGTAGGATTGATGTTTTGGTACAGTTGGAAAATGGCGTTATTGGCCTTAGTGATTGTGCCGCCATTTTTCCTACTAGCCTTAATCGCGACACCGTTTTTACGGAAGATTTCCCGGGAAATATTTCAGGCTTACGCCAAAGAGAATAGCTATCTGATTGAAACCCTTTCTGGTGTCCGAACGGTAAAATCAACAGCAGTAGAACAAACAGTACGTTGGCATTGGGAGGAGTTATTAAATAAGGAGATAAAACAGGGATTTACTGGGCAAGTTATCAGCAATCGCCTCCAAATTTTTAGCAATGCTATTGAAGCCGTGGCCACAACAGCCCTACTCTGGTATGGAGCGTGGTTAGTAATTCAAAATCAGCTAACGATTGGGCAATTAGTGGCCTTTAATATGCTGCTAGGAAATGTGATTACTCCCTTCCAGCGGTTAACCGTGTTATGGAATGAATTCCAGGAAGTAGTAATTGCTATGGAACGGATTAATGATGTGTTGGATGCTGAACCAGAGGAGGATTTGCAGCAGCAGGCGCGTCAATCGTTACCCCCAATTAAAGGTCACATTTGCTTTGATAAGGTAACCTTTCGCTATCACCCAGAAAGTGAGATAAATGTACTGGAAAATCTTTCCTTTGAAGTGAAACCAGGACAAATGGTAGCCCTAGTGGGACGCAGTGGGTCTGGGAAAACTACGATTTCTAAATTGATATTGGGATTGTATCCTCCTACGGATGGTAAAGTCTTAATTGATCAACTCGATATTACGAGTTTGTCCTTAGGGTCTTTGCGATCGCAAGTGGGAGTAGTAGACCAAGATACGTTTTTGTTTGGTGCAACCATTCGGGAAAATATTAGCTTAGGTCATCCCGCTGCTAGTTTAGACGAGATTATGGAAGCAGCACGATTAGCGGGTGCTGATGAATTTATTAAACAGTTGCCCATGGGCTATGAAACCCAGATTGGGGAAGGGGGAGGAATGTTGTCTGGTGGACAACGGCAACGGATTGCGATCGCAAGAGCTTTATTAGGGAATCCTAAGTTATTAGTTTTAGATGAAGCCACCTCCCATTTAGATGCCGAATCCGAACGGATTATTCAGAATAATTTAAATCAGATTCTCAAAGGGAGGACAACATTAGTCATTGCTCATCGCTTATCTACAGTCCGCAATGCGGATTTAATTTTAGTGATGGATAGAGGAGTATTGATTGAGAGGGGAACCCATAAAGAGTTAATGGCAAAACGGGGACATTATTATTATCTGAATCAACAGCAATTTAAGGCTGATGAAATTGAGTGA
- a CDS encoding NYN domain-containing protein, protein MLSHYNHDPIFTPEQVLENRGRVAIFIDGSNLFYAALQLGIEIDYTKLLCRLTAGSRLLRSFFYTGVDRTNEKQQGFLLWMRRNGYRVIAKDLVQLPDGSKKANLDVEIAVDMMALVGSYDTAVLVSGDGDLAYAVDSVSYRGVRVEVVSLRSMTSDSLINVADRYIDLDTIQESIQKTPKQNYTYRPLSGFNVMDEQHK, encoded by the coding sequence ATGCTGAGCCATTATAATCATGACCCAATTTTTACACCTGAACAAGTCTTAGAAAACCGTGGTCGTGTTGCCATCTTTATCGATGGTTCAAACTTATTTTATGCTGCCCTACAACTAGGGATTGAAATTGACTACACTAAGCTATTGTGTCGTTTGACAGCAGGATCTAGGCTACTACGCTCTTTCTTTTACACTGGTGTTGATCGTACGAATGAGAAGCAGCAGGGCTTTCTGCTCTGGATGCGTCGTAATGGCTACCGAGTAATTGCCAAAGATTTAGTTCAGCTACCAGATGGCTCAAAAAAAGCTAATCTGGATGTAGAAATTGCTGTTGACATGATGGCACTAGTGGGTTCCTACGACACAGCAGTTCTAGTCAGTGGTGATGGTGATCTTGCCTATGCAGTCGATTCTGTCAGTTATCGGGGAGTTCGGGTTGAGGTGGTCAGCCTACGCTCCATGACCAGTGATAGTCTAATTAATGTAGCCGACCGCTATATTGACCTTGATACCATCCAAGAAAGTATCCAAAAAACACCCAAACAAAACTATACTTACCGTCCGTTGTCTGGGTTCAATGTGATGGATGAACAGCACAAATAG